The following are encoded together in the Glycine max cultivar Williams 82 chromosome 8, Glycine_max_v4.0, whole genome shotgun sequence genome:
- the LOC100793640 gene encoding protein ROH1 encodes MPSTENQGFSLSFSSFGRSIFGVGQEQVHSVEASNESDSCNLELGSFQKRVTDRFQDLSVASDEQFLSIDWIQKLLGAFICCQEEFRAILLNNKEQVTKPPLDRMISEFFERSVKALDICNASRDGIEKIRTWQKHLEIVFCALGSSKRALTEGHFRRARKALMDLALAMLDEKESGSVFSQRNRSFGRHNSGKDHHSSSGHSRSHSWSVSRSWSAAKQLQSIANNLVPPRATEVAATSGLATPVYTMNCILLIVLWTLVAAIPCQDRGLNIHFSVPRQLSWSTPVTSLHERITEESKKRERRNSNGLLKEIYQVEISSRRLTDLIDSAQFPLADDQKTEVERNVMELMRVCEAFRNGSDPLERQVREVFQKIMACRTEGLDYLGTPSHTEQ; translated from the coding sequence ATGCCTTCTACAGAAAATCAGGGCTTTTCGTTGTCCTTTTCCTCGTTTGGCCGTTCCATATTTGGTGTCGGGCAGGAGCAGGTTCATTCTGTGGAAGCAAGTAATGAATCTGATTCCTGTAATTTAGAGCTCGGGTCATTCCAAAAGCGTGTTACCGATCGATTTCAAGACCTTTCTGTAGCTAGTGATGAGCAATTTCTCTCAATTGATTGGATTCAGAAGCTCCTCGGAGCATTTATCTGCTGCCAAGAGGAATTCAGAGCCATCCTGTTGAATAACAAAGAGCAGGTCACAAAACCCCCCCTTGATCGCATGATTTCTGAATTCTTTGAGAGGTCAGTGAAGGCGCTTGACATTTGTAATGCTAGCCGAGATGGGATTGAGAAGATTCGCACATGGCAAAAGCATCTGGAAATTGTGTTTTGTGCCTTGGGTTCGAGTAAGAGAGCGTTAACTGAAGGCCATTTCCGGAGGGCAAGAAAGGCACTGATGGATTTAGCATTGGCAATGCTTGATGAAAAAGAGTCTGGATCAGTTTTTTCTCAGCGTAATAGGTCTTTTGGGCGACATAACTCTGGCAAGGATCATCACTCCTCATCAGGGCATTCAAGATCGCATTCGTGGAGTGTCTCTCGTTCCTGGTCTGCAGCCAAGCAACTACAATCCATTGCGAATAACCTTGTTCCACCCCGTGCTACTGAGGTTGCTGCAACAAGTGGGCTTGCGACTCCTGTTTATACAATGAACTGTATTCTCCTGATAGTTTTGTGGACCCTTGTTGCAGCCATTCCTTGTCAGGATAGGGGTCTAAACATTCATTTTTCAGTCCCACGGCAATTATCCTGGAGCACTCCGGTTACCTCACTTCATGAACGAATCACGGAAGAGTCAAAGAAGCGAGAGCGCCGAAACTCAAATGGTTTGTTGAAGGAGATATATCAAGTTGAGATAAGCAGCCGCCGCTTGACCGACCTGATAGATTCAGCTCAGTTTCCGTTGGCAGATGACCAGAAAACAGAAGTTGAGCGCAATGTGATGGAGCTGATGCGTGTTTGTGAAGCTTTCAGAAATGGATCGGATCCGTTGGAGCGCCAAGTGAGGGAGGTCTTCCAGAAGATAATGGCATGTCGAACTGAGGGGCTCGATTATCTTGGCACGCCAAGCCATACAGAGCAATGA